From a single Lolium rigidum isolate FL_2022 chromosome 7, APGP_CSIRO_Lrig_0.1, whole genome shotgun sequence genomic region:
- the LOC124676991 gene encoding protein QUIRKY-like has product MATVRKLVVEVVEARNLLPKDGTGTSSPYARADFDGQRRKTRTVPRDLNPAWNEPLEFNFPGPGSGGVDPVAGEPLEISVFHDVRVGPSRRNNFLGRVRLDARQFVRKGEEALIYFPLEKKSFFSWVRGDIGLKVYYLDEPLAPPEPEPTANYPPAAEAEAAKDVPAPADPPPVQTEEPSPPAEMPAAEAAQGAPQGAGDEANTEMPPEAATATPTPATEDAPVMSSEAVPAADGAASEKPPEEEAPAPPPIPTPMPRQVPVPPRAAPPPPDVPMERSKHDLVDKMPFLFVRVVRARGLPARAQPHVRVAAGGRHASTREARRGAFFEWDQTFAFARDPSIDSPGPTLEVSVWDLPPDADVSVADDRSFLGGLCFDTADVHARDPPDGPLATQWYRLEGGRRLAGADLMVATWAGTQADEAFAEAWKADSPAATSSSAAAASRAKVYVSPKLWLLRMTVIEAQDTLTAAPPRDAGIAVRGTLGFQTLKTRTTVVNRNGGPAWNEDLVFVAAEPFIDDDCFVISLEVRHGKEAFPVGSASISLATIERRVDDRKVASKWLDLLPSDEAMRKVGKRAAMHMHGGRLHVRVCLDGGYHVADEPPYASSDFRPSARQLWRPPVGVLELGIVGCKGLLPMRTAEGKGCTDAYAVAKYGPKWARTRTISDSFDPAWNEQYTWPVYDPCTVLTVGVFDDPLPSPPPDGGKDAACSRPMGKVRIRLSTLENGRVYRGMYPLILMLPTGAKRMGDVELAVRFATSGTALDVLHMYGQPSLPAMHHLQPIPAMSRETLRLAAARISAAHLARAEPPLRREVSTWMLDAAEPRGFSMRKLRANWNRAVAALSWVADAARWAEDTRSWRNPTATMMAHAVLVLLAWHPDLVVPTLTLHVAAVGVWKYRRRPRAPAPHPCVRASMAETPDREELDEEFDTIPSARPPEVVRARYDRARMVGARLQAMVGDVATQAERLQALVSWRDPRATGMFVVLCVVVAMVLYMVPMKVVAVVAGFYYLRHPMFRDRMPAPVINFFRRLPSMSERIM; this is encoded by the coding sequence ATGGCGACGGTGAGGAagctggtggtggaggtggtggaggcgcgGAACCTGCTGCCCAAGGACGGGACGGGGACGTCCAGCCCGTACGCTCGCGCCGACTTCGACGGGCAGCGCCGCAAGACGCGCACCGTGCCGCGGGACCTCAACCCGGCGTGGAACGAGCCGCTCGAGTTCAACTTCCCGGGCCCCGGATCCGGCGGCGTCGACCCCGTCGCCGGCGAGCCGCTCGAGATCTCCGTGTTCCACGACGTGCGCGTGGGGCCAAGCCGCCGGAACAACTTCCTCGGCCGCGTCCGCCTCGACGCGCGCCAGTTCGTGCGCAAGGGCGAGGAGGCGCTCATCTACTTCCCGCTCGAGAAGAAGAGCTTCTTCAGCTGGGTCCGCGGCGACATCGGCCTCAAGGTCTACTACCTCGACGAGCCCCTCGCGCCGCCGGAGCCTGAACCGACTGCCAACTATCCTCCTGCAGCCGAGGCAGAGGCGGCGAAAGATGTGCCGGCGCCCGCGGACCCACCGCCGGTGCAGACAGAGGAGCCGAGCCCACCGGCGGAGATGCCAGCAGCAGAGGCAGCACAAGGAGCACCACAGGGAGCTGGTGACGAAGCCAACACAGAGATGCCACCGGAAGCTGCCACGGCAACGCCGACTCCGGCGACGGAGGATGCACCTGTAATGAGTTCGGAAGCGGTGCCAGCTGCGGACGGAGCGGCGTCGGAGAAGCCGCCGGAAGAAGAGGCCCCGGCGCCTCCACCGATCCCGACGCCAATGCCAAGGCAGGTGCCGGTGCCGCCGCGTGCAGCTCCGCCACCACCGGATGTGCCGATGGAGCGATCCAAGCACGACCTGGTGGACAAGATGCCGTTCTTGTTTGTCAGGGTGGTCCGCGCGAGGGGGCTGCCGGCGAGGGCGCAGCCGCACGTGCGCGTGGCAGCCGGCGGCCGCCACGCGTCTACCAGGGAGGCGCGCCGGGGCGCCTTCTTCGAGTGGGACCAGACCTTCGCCTTCGCGCGCGACCCGAGCATCGACTCGCCGGGCCCTACGCTGGAGGTCTCCGTGTGGGACCTCCCGCCAGACGCCGACGTCTCCGTCGCCGACGACCGCAGCTTCCTTGGTGGCCTCTGCTTCGACACCGCCGACGTACACGCGCGAGACCCGCCCGACGGGCCACTCGCCACGCAGTGGTACAGGCTGGAAGGCGGGCGCCGCCTCGCCGGCGCTGATCTGATGGTTGCCACGTGGGCTGGCACACAGGCCGACGAGGCCTTCGCCGAGGCGTGGAAGGCGGACTCCCCGGCGGCGACGTCGTCTTCAGCTGCCGCCGCTTCGCGCGCAAAGGTGTACGTCTCGCCCAAGCTCTGGCTCCTGCGCATGACGGTCATCGAGGCGCAGGACACGCTCACGGCAGCGCCGCCCCGTGATGCCGGCATCGCGGTGCGCGGGACCCTGGGCTTCCAGACGCTTAAGACCCGCACCACGGTGGTCAACCGcaacggcgggccggcgtggaacGAGGACCTGGTGTTCGTGGCCGCCGAGCCGTTCATCGACGACGACTGTTTCGTCATCTCCCTCGAGGTGCGACACGGCAAGGAGGCCTTCCCCGTGGGCTCGGCCAGCATCTCGCTCGCGACCATCGAGCGGCGCGTCGACGACCGGAAGGTGGCGTCCAAGTGGCTGGATCTGCTTCCGTCCGACGAAGCCATGAGGAAAGTGGGCAAGAGGGCGGCCATGCACATGCACGGCGGACGGCTGCACGTGCGCGTGTGCCTCGACGGTGGCTACCACGTCGCCGACGAGCCGCCGTACGCGAGCAGCGACTTCAGGCCGTCGGCGCGGCAGCTGTGGCGCCCGCCCGTCGGTGTCCTGGAGCTTGGCATCGTGGGGTGCAAGGGCCTCCTGCCGATGCGCACAGCCGAAGGCAAGGGGTGCACGGACGCCTACGCCGTGGCGAAGTACGGCCCCAAGTGGGCGCGCACACGAACCATCTCCGACAGCTTCGATCCGGCGTGGAACGAGCAGTACACGTGGCCCGTGTACGACCCCTGCACCGTGCTCACCGTCGGCGTCTTCGACGACCCtctgccgtcgccaccgccggacGGCGGGAAGGACGCGGCGTGCTCGCGGCCGATGGGGAAGGTGAGGATACGGCTGTCCACGCTGGAGAACGGCCGCGTGTACCGAGGCATGTACCCGCTGATCTTGATGCTGCCCACCGGCGCGAAGAGGATGGGCGACGTCGAGCTGGCCGTCCGCTTCGCCACGTCCGGGACGGCGCTTGACGTGCTCCACATGTACGGCCAGCCGTCCCTGCCGGCGATGCACCACCTGCAGCCTATCCCGGCCATGAGCCGCGAGACACTGCGGCTGGCCGCTGCGCGCATCTCGGCGGCACACCTGGCGCGTGCCGAGCCGCCGCTGCGGCGGGAAGTGTCGACGTGGATGCTGGACGCGGCGGAGCCCCGCGGGTTCAGCATGCGGAAGCTGCGCGCCAACTGGAACCGCGCCGTGGCGGCGCTCTCGTGGGTGGCCGACGCGGCGCGGTGGGCGGAGGACACCCGGTCGTGGCGGAACCCCACGGCGACGATGATGGCCCACGCCGTGCTCGTGCTCCTCGCGTGGCACCCGGACCTCGTCGTGCCGACGCTCACGCTCCACGTTGCTGCCGTCGGCGTGTGGAAGTACCGGCGCAGGCCGCGCGCCCCGGCGCCGCACCCGTGCGTGCGCGCGTCCATGGCGGAGACGCCGGACAGGGAGGAGCTGGATGAGGAGTTCGACACGATACCGAGCGCGAGGCCGCCTGAGGTTGTCCGCGCGCGGTACGACCGCGCCAGGATGGTCGGCGCGCGGCTGCAGGCCATGGTCGGCGACGTGGCGACGCAGGCGGAGAGACTGCAGGCGCTAGTGTCGTGGCGAGACCCGCGGGCAACCGGGATGTTCGTGGTGCTCTGCGTCGTCGTTGCCATGGTGCTgtacatggtgcccatgaaggtgGTGGCCGTGGTCGCCGGGTTCTACTACCTCCGGCATCCCATGTTCCGGGACCGGATGCCGGCACCGGTGATCAATTTCTTCCGGCGGCTGCCTTCTATGTCTGAACGTATCATGTAG
- the LOC124676992 gene encoding protein QUIRKY-like: MATVRKLVVEVVEARNLLPKDGTGTSSPYARADFDGQRRKTRTVPRDLNPAWSEPLEFNFSGPGSGGVDPFAGEPLEIAVFHDVRMGPSRRNNFLGRVRLDARQFVRKGEEALIYFPLEKKSFFCRVRGDIGLKVYYLDEPLAPPEPEPTTNDPPAAEAEAAKDVPAPADPPPVQTEEPSPPAEVPAAEAGGAPQGAGDEASTEKPPEAGTAAPTPATEDAPVMSSEAVPAADGAASES, translated from the coding sequence ATGGCGACGGTGAGGAagctggtggtggaggtggtggaggcgcgGAACCTGCTGCCCAAGGACGGGACGGGGACGTCCAGCCCGTACGCGCGCGCCGACTTCGACGGGCAGCGCCGCAAGACGCGCACCGTGCCGCGGGACCTCAACCCGGCATGGAGCGAGCCGCTCGAGTTCAACTTCTCGGGCCCCGGATCCGGCGGCGTCGACCCCTTCGCCGGCGAGCCGCTCGAGATCGCCGTGTTCCACGACGTGCGCATGGGGCCCAGCCGCCGCAACAACTTCCTCGGACGCGTCCGCCTCGACGCGCGCCAGTTCGTGCGCAAGGGCGAGGAGGCGCTCATCTACTTCCCGCTCGAGAAGAAGAGCTTCTTTTGCAGGGTCCGCGGCGACATCGGCCTCAAGGTCTACTACCTCGACGAGCCCCTCGCGCCGCCGGAGCCTGAACCGACTACCAACGATCCTCCTGCAGCCGAGGCAGAGGCGGCCAAAGATGTGCCGGCGCCTGCGGACCCACCTCCGGTGCAGACAGAGGAGCCGAGCCCACCGGCAGAGGTGCCAGCAGCAGAGGCAGGAGGAGCACCACAGGGAGCTGGTGACGAAGCCAGCACAGAGAAGCCACCGGAAGCTGGCACGGCAGCGCCGACTCCGGCCACGGAAGATGCACCTGTAATGAGTTCGGAAGCGGTGCCAGCTGCGGACGGAGCGGCGTCCGAGAGTTAA